The Triticum dicoccoides isolate Atlit2015 ecotype Zavitan chromosome 6A, WEW_v2.0, whole genome shotgun sequence genome has a window encoding:
- the LOC119316024 gene encoding scopoletin glucosyltransferase-like: MGITTTNNNGAAAPTHAADGAGNQAGRDHVVVFPFMAKGHTLPLLHFATALAVHQKNLRITVVITPANLAFARSRLPASVRLTVLPFPSLPPLPSGVESTDTLPGPDLYPTFLRATALLRASFAEFMASLPAPPLVLVSDSFLGFTHRVAAAAGVRRIVFQGMSCFSMATCRSLITSPPPPVAEHGASFHVAHMPEHVRITAADVPDTITKLGDAEDPVTRFLIDDIGESDARSWGVLVNSFAMLEEDYVSAFMSFYQPGARAWLVGPLFLAAGDVPEREDEQDPEGCLAWLDEMAERPESVVYVSFGTQAHVSDEQLDELARGLVQSGHPFLWAVRSGAWSPPVDVGPHGRIVRGWIPQRSVLAHPAVGGFLSHCGWNSVMESLAAGKPVLAWPQMAEQHLNAHHVTHIIGAGVRITAAGGAGAVVGRAEVEHKIRRLMDAGDSDGQKMRAKAAWAQKAAKSAVSDGGTSRVALLKLVEELLGSYCDIIAANDNQINRPRRDDTDAHDL, encoded by the coding sequence ATGGGaatcaccaccaccaacaacaacggTGCCGCTGCACCCACCCATGCCGCGGACGGAGCGGGCAACCAGGCCGGCCGCGACCACGTAGTCGTGTTCCCGTTCATGGCCAAGGGCCACACCCTCCCACTGCTCCACTTCGCCACGGCGCTCGCCGTGCACCAAAAGAACCTCCGCATCACCGTGGTCATCACGCCCGCCAACCTCGCCTTCGCCCGCAGCCGCCTCCCGGCGTCGGTGCGCCTCACGGTGCTCCCGTTCCCCTCGCTGCCGCCGCTGCCATCCGGCGTCGAGTCCACGGACACCCTGCCCGGCCCGGACCTGTACCCGACGTTCCTGCGCGCCACGGCGCTCCTGCGGGCGTCCTTCGCGGAGTTCATGGCGTCGCTCCCGGCCCCGCCGCTCGTGCTCGTCTCCGACTCCTTCCTCGGGTTCACGCACCGCGTCGCGGCCGCCGCAGGCGTCCGTCGCATCGTGTTCCAAGGCATGTCCTGCTTCTCGATGGCCACCTGCAGGTCGCTCATCACGAGCCCGCCGCCGCCTGTCGCTGAGCACGGCGCAAGCTTCCACGTCGCCCATATGCCGGAACACGTGAGGATCACGGCGGCGGATGTCCCGGACACGATCACCAAGCTCGGCGACGCCGAGGACCCAGTGACCCGGTTCCTTATCGATGACATCGGCGAGTCCGACGCGCGCAGCTGGGGCGTCCTGGTCAACAGCTTCGCCATGCTGGAAGAGGACTACGTATCGGCCTTCATGTCGTTCTACCAGCCGGGCGCGCGCGCCTGGCTGGTGGGCCCtctgttcctcgccgccggcgacgtgCCGGAGCGCGAGGATGAGCAGGACCCGGAGGGGTGCCTCGCCTGGCTCGACGAGATGGCGGAGCGGCCGGAGTCGGTGGTCTACGTGTCGTTCGGCACGCAGGCCCATGTCTCCGACGAGCAGCTCGACGAGCTGGCGCGCGGGCTGGTGCAGTCCGGCCACCCATTCCTCTGGGCCGTCCGGTCCGGCGCGTGGTCGCCGCCGGTGGACGTGGGGCCGCACGGAAGGATCGTCCGCGGGTGGATCCCGCAGAGGAGCGTGCTGGCTCACCCCGCGGTGGGAGGGTTCCTGAGCCACTGCGGGTGGAACTCGGTGATGGAGAGCCTGGCAGCGGGGAAGCCCGTCCTGGCGTGGCCACAGATGGCCGAGCAGCACCTGAACGCGCACCACGTCACGCACATCATCGGCGCCGGGGTGAGGATAACGGCCGCCGGGGGCGCCGGGGCCGTGGTGGGCAGGGCGGAGGTGGAGCACAAGATCAGGAGGCTGATGGACGCCGGCGACTCGGACGGACAGAAAATGCGAGCCAAGGCGGCCTGGGCTCAGAAGGCGGCCAAGTCAGCGGTGAGCGACGGTGGCACCTCCCGTGTCGCCTTGCTGAAGCTGGTGGAAGAGCTGCTGGGGAGCTACTGTGACATCATCGCGGCGAACGATAATCAAATCAATCGGCCGCGACGGGACGATACGGACGCCCATGATTTGTGA
- the LOC119315751 gene encoding splicing factor 3B subunit 2-like, with protein MATAAAVVDAAISKRRPRPRFRRLKKNRAAGANAAVSEGTRENAGPDPHLQVEVEYVPEKADLDVDEPLLGVFTAIFEKFSFTAAAAAKGEGNEKEASNDAAKKKGSDVDYHEQDAPKKKQLQRMKIAELKQICNKPDVVEVWDATAVDPKLLVYLKSYRNTVPVPRHWSQKRKFLQGKRGIAKRPFQLPDFIAATGIEKMRQAYIKKENSKMLKQKQHDRTQPKMGKMDMDYQVLHDAFFKYQTKPNLTSHGDLYYEGKEFEVKLREMKPGMLSRNLKEALGMPDGAPPPWLKSMQLYGPPPSYPCLKIPGLNAPVSPGDSFGDAPGEWGKHPVDEEEPLDRSKHWGELEEEEEEEEVEQEPMEDEEIEEGIRSVDTISSTPAGAETPDVIDLRRSQPERQAKRLYKVLERKEGRIATGMLFGSTHAYRF; from the exons ATggctaccgccgccgccgtcgtggaTGCTGCCATCTCgaaacgccgcccccgcccccgcttcCGCAGGCTCAAGAAGAACAGGGCCGCGGGCGCCAATGCGGCTGTTAGCGAGGGCACCAGGGAGAACGCCGGTCCCGACCCCCACCTCCAG GTGGAGGTGGAGTACGTGCCGGAGAAGGCCGACCTCGACGTCGACGAACCCCTCCTCGGCGTCTTCACGGCCATCTTCGAGAAATTCAGcttcacggccgccgccgccgccaag GGCGAGGGGAACGAGAAGGAAGCATCTAATGATGCCGCAAAGAAGAAGGGGTCCGATGTTGATTATCATGAGCAGGATGCCCCAAAAAAGAAGCAGCTGCAGAGGATGAAGATTGCAGAGTTGAAGCAGATATGCAACAAGCCTGATGTTGTTGAG GTCTGGGATGCTACTGCCgttgatcccaaattgctcgtataTCTCAAGTCCTACAGGAATACTGTGCCTGTTCCAAGACACTGGTCCCAGAAACGGAAGTTCTTGCAG GGGAAGCGAGGTATTGCAAAACGACCTTTCCAGCTTCCTGACTTCATTGCTGCAACTGGAATTGAAAAAATGAGACAG GCATACATTAAGAAGGAGAACAGCAAGATGTTGAAACAGAAACAGCACGACCGTACTCAGCCCAAAATGGGCAAGATGGATATGGATTATCAG GTTTTGCATGACGCATTCTTCAAATATCAAACAAAACCCAATTTGACTAGTCATGGTGATCTATATTATGAAGGGAAAGAGTTTGAG GTGAAGCTTAGGGAAATGAAACCAGGTATGCTGTCCAGGAACCTTAAAGAAGCTCTTGGTATGCCTGATGGTGCCCCGCCCCCATGGCTTAAAAGCATGCAG CTGTATGGTCCTCCACCCTCTTATCCTTGTCTGAAGATCCCAGGTTTAAATGCCCCAGTATCTCCTGGAGACAGTTTTGGTGATGCACCAGGGGAGTGGGGAAAGCATCCTGTTGACGAG GAAGAACCTCTCGATCGCAGCAAGCACTGGGGAGAattggaggaagaggaagaagaggaggaggtggagcaggaACCAATGGAGGACGAGGAAATAGAAGAAGGCATTCGATCTGTTGACACCATCTCAAG TACTCCAGCTGGTGCCGAAACACCTGATGTTATTGACCTTCGGAGGTCGCAGCCTGAGAGGCAGGCAAAAAGGCTATACAAG GTTCTTGAACGGAAAGAAGGACGGATTGCCACTGGGATGCTGTTTGGGTCGACGCACGCGTATCGTTTCTAA
- the LOC119316038 gene encoding OVARIAN TUMOR DOMAIN-containing deubiquitinating enzyme 11-like has translation MSEQQDQVSKSSCSSISTSTQGSEDDGTVDALLTEAKTNGRSLGKRLSHLDSLPHTPRVNGKIPDFSNATIDHESLLERLGTYGLAEYQIEGDGNCQFRALADQIFRNPDYHRHVRKAVVKQLKEFRKHYEGYVPLDYKVYLKKMKRSGEWGDHVTLQAAADRFGAKICLLTSFRDTCLIEIVPRDAAPTRELWLSFWCEVHYNSLYANEDLPTRKTKKKHWLF, from the exons ATGTCTGAACAACAGGACCAAGTTAGTAAAAGCTCCTGCTCAAGTATTAGCACCAGTACTCAGGGGAGTGAGGATGATGGGACCGTCGATGCACTTTTAACGGAAGCAAAGACCAATGGGCGCAGCCTTGGGAAGCGGCTGTCCCACTTAGATTCACTCCCG CATACTCCTCGAGTTAATGGAAAAATCCCTGATTTTAGTAATGCAACCATAGACCATGAATCATTATTGGAAAG ATTGGGCACTTATGGCTTAGCTGAATATCAGATAGAAGGGGATGGGAATTGCCAG TTTCGAGCTCTGGCAGATCAGATATTCCGCAATCCTGATTACCACAGACATGTGAGGAAGGCAGTAGTGAAGCAG CTAAAGGAATTCAGGAAACACTATGAAGGCTATGTACCATTGGACTACAAGGTTTACTTGAAGAAAATGAAAAG ATCTGGGGAATGGGGAGATCATGTGACCTTACAAGCGGCTGCAGACCGG TTTGGTGCCAAAATCTGCCTGCTGACGTCGTTTAGAGACACATGCCTGATCGAGATAGTCCCCAGGGATGCCGCTCCTACAAGAG AGCTTTGGCTAAGTTTCTGGTGCGAAGTACACTATAATTCCTTGTATGCCAATGAAG ATCTTCCGACACGCAAGACCAAAAAGAAGCACTGGCTGTTCTAG